In the Parasphingorhabdus halotolerans genome, CTATGATCTGGAAGATGAATGGGGAGGAAAGACCGCACGACGGAACCCCGACGCGGAACGCAAGATTGAACTGCTTTCCAACGAGAATGCAGAACTGGTCGGCAAGATCGACCGCCTGCAGGAACGCCTGCAAGTGCTGGAGCGTATCGCCACTGATCCTGCCAAGCGCACCGCCGACGAAATCGAAGCTCTAAGATCACAGGATAACTAGAATGACCCCCGAAAAAATTGCGTTTTTCAAAGACATATTCCCCATGATTGCCGTCGTTACCGGCATTGCGGTAGGTGGCTGGGTACTCACAACCTGGTTGCGTATCAAGAATGGCTATCCGCTTGATGGTGCATGGGGTCAGGCAGTGCATCCCCGCACGGATAAGGAAGCGGCTGAGCGGGTGAAGCTGCTCACAAACGAAAATGCCGAACTGCGCGCCGAGATTGGGTCAATGAAAGACCGCCTCGCCAATGTAGAGCGCATCGTCACCGATGACAGCCACCGGCTGACTCAAGAAATCGAACAGCTCCGCGATAAGCGGGCAAACTGAGAGGAAATCTATATGGGACCCGGTGAGATTATAACATTTTTCCTGATCGTGGTTGGTTTGCCGGTCACGCTGGGAGTGGGCAGTCACCTCTACAAGGAACGGCTTAAATTCAAGACCAAGGAGCTTGAAATCCTGGGTAATGAAACAGCCGAAAAGGCCGCGCAATATGCGGCGCACAACGAACGACTTGAACAGCGTGTTCGGGTTCTGGAACGCATTGTCACCGACAAAGGAGTGGATATTGCCGAGCAGATTGAAGATCTGCGTGACGGCTCTGAAACAAAGGAATTGAACTGATGAGCGATCTTATTTGGGTATTGATACCACTGGCACCATTTCTCTTGGGCGGTCTAGCGATATGGACACGGCATCAGAGCAAGATGGCCGACAAGCAAAAAGAGCTAATGCTGCTTGGTGATCGATTACCCCAAGACCAAGACGGTCAAAAAATGCAAGACGACATGAAATATCTGAAAGACCGCGTTGCGGTGCTGGAGCAGATCGTAACCGATGGCCGAGGCGCACGCGAACTGGAACAGGAAATAGCAAAACTCAAGGATAGCTGAACGCGAAGCGATAAGAAGGAATGATTTAATATGAACCCGTTTGAAATGGTTGTCGCCATCATCATTGTAATCACAATTGGTAAAGTGATGAACACCAAACTCCAGGCGAGCAAAGGCATCGCGGAAGATAGAGATGGCAACCCAATCATGTTGAGTGACCCGGATTCTGCGCGGCTTCAGGAAGAAGTCAAATATCTCAAAGAGCGCGTTCAGGTGCTCGAAAAGATCGCAACAGATGATCGCGGTGGTCGCGAACTGGCAAATGAAATTGAAAAACTTCGGGACCGATGAGTTGGCCCCTTATTCACGAGGATGGATGTCATGCAAGAACCTGCACTTTATTTGATAACCGCAGCCTTTTCATTGATCGGCCTGACCGTAGTGTCGCTGGTCGCGCTGCGCGGATGGCGGGACTGGATCGCGCTGAAATCGCGCGAGATCGAGCAACATCGCGAAGATCACCCGCCCAGCGCGACGTCCCGCATTGAGGTTGCTGATCTCAAGGAACGCATCCGCAAACTGGAAGCCATTGCGGCGGGTGTTGAACTTTAACAAGACTGCGCGTGCTTAGCCGGTTGAAGCATCGGCTGCACTGCAAGCGATCCTTCGACAGGCTCAGGACGAACGAAAATAAAGCAGGTGACCTTCCCGCAATCCCCTGCTAACCGCCCTCCCCATGAGCAAGCTTGAAGATTTGATCGAAGAATATGAATTTCTCGAAGCCGACGATCGATACCGACTTCTGATTGATCTCGGCAAAGAACTGGATCCCATGCCAGATGCGCTGAAAACCGATGCGACGCTGGTCCGCGGTTGCTCGGCTTCTGTCTGGGTTTACCCGACACAACTGGACGACGGCCGCCTGCATTTTCTGGCAGACAGCAATGCGGCGATCACCAAGGGCATTATCGCACTGGTGCTGGAGACGGTCCAGGATCAGGAAGCAACGCAAATTCTGACCAAGGACATTGCGGCGCAGCTGGAGCCATTTGATCTCAAAAACCAGCTCAGTTCCAACAGAACGCAAGGTATTCCGAACATGATTGCGCTCATCAATCAGACGGCGGAGCGATATAAAAAATGAGCCCGATTGGCGCCTTTCTTTTGCTGGCAGCCCTGGTCGATCCTGCGGTTCAGCCGTCCAAGCAAAATGACTGCTACAAACCTGCAGATGCTGCAGTGGTGGAGGAAACGCCGACCTTCCATTTGACTCCGGAAAAAGTGCATTCGGCATCGGCTAGTCTTGATCCGATTACAGCCACACCGGTTTTGCAACTCACTCTCACTGATGTTGGCAATACAGAGTTCGTGAAATTGCAGCGATGCAAGATCGGCAAGAGAATTGCGATCTACATTGATGGAAAGATGGTTTCCGAACCCGTTTTGATGGAGCCTATACTCGGGGGTGAGATCGTGATTTCGGGAAGTTTTACGACCGAAGAGCTCGTGGAAATCCAGTCCAGTCTAACCAGACCCTAAACCGGTTTCCACACGCGGCGTTCTTCCGCCACTTTGAGCACATCAAATGCCGCTTGCGCCGTCTGAAATTTCTTCGCTGCCTCCGCGTCACCCGGATTGACATCGGGGTGATATTTCTTTGCCATATCACGCCACGCCTTTTTCACTGCTTCAAACTCAATGTCTGGCGGAAGGTCAAATATATCCAGCGCCGTCATTTCATCGCGTGAGCGACTGCCATCACCCGATCCCATCCAGCTATAATGTGAAGCTTCCTGATAGGCATTGGCATCGCGCTGCTCATCGGCTTCGCGCTGTTTACGCTCTTCCTTGTCAAGCCCTTCGAAATAATCCCATCCGCGATTATATTCAGCGGCGTGATTCTGGCAAAAATACCATTTTTCCGGGCTATTGGGTGATTTAGGTGCCGGGCAAATGCCCGCCTCGTCGCAGCCATGACGGTCACATTTACGCAATTGCTGCGTCTCGCGAGAGCTTTCATAGCTTCCCCAGCGCGGGAAACCCCAATTGTCGGATCGTTTTACTTTCGGCATAGAGCGCCTTTAACAAATACTCCGCTTCACTACCAGTCTCTTAAATTGGCTAATCGCGCGACAGGATATTCGATGTGGCGCGCTCCAGATCAGGGCGCAGTTTAAGCTCGGCCTGACTGGTCGCAAGCTTCGCCCAATAGCGTGCCTCGCTCGGGGATTTCGGGATACCTTGCCCGCGATCATGAAGTTGCGCCCAAATTGCCCGGGCTCCGGCATATCCACCCCGGGCTGCAAGCGAGCAATCCTTGGCGACGGTCGCGGCCTGGCCAAATTGATAGCGCAACTCGCATATCCAGTTATTGCCTTCCACATTGCCAGTATCGGCGAGTACCCGCAGTTTGCGCACCGCTTCCTCGACCTGCCCGCCATATATGCCAAGGGCATAGGTCGCGTAGGGATGTCCGCGGTCAGAAGCCGCAGCGAATAATTCGAGCGCCCGCTTTTTATCGGTAAGGCCAAGTTTGCCTTCCCATAGCGCAAAACCAAGGTGGGACTGCGCTTTGGCATATCCTTGTGCTGCCGCCAGCTGGTATAATTCCAGCGATCGGGCAGTCTCTGCCGGATCATTTTCCTGGAGAAACCACGCCAATTCGGTCTGCCCTGCCGGGTGACCCTGTTCGGCAGATTTCTCAAGCCATTCGCGGGCCTGTTTCAAATCTGCGCTGACTCCGACACCCAGATGATACATATATCCCAGAAGGGATTGGGCTAGCGCGTCACCATTTACTGCGAGCAAAGTCAAATCCGCAACGCCGTGATTGCTTAGCACTTCACCGATTAATATGGTCTCGTCTTCAATGGCCAACCGGTCCATCGAAATCTGGATTGAAGATAACGCTTTGGTCGCGATGGCCGGAAGATAAGCCCCGGCTTCAGCTCCTATACTCGCTCGACCTCCGGCTTTCGAACTGGGGTCAGTTGCATTTAAACCGGTCGCAGGCTTTTGTGGCGGGTTGAGATAAAAATCTTCAAACCAGCTACCATAATGAAATGGTTGTTGCGGGCCGAGTTCCAATTCGCGGGTATTCGCATAGACTTCGCGCGACACTACCTTGAAATAGTCGGACAGCTCAAGCCCGGGAATGGCAAGCTTCGTCGCTATGGCTTTGGCGAAGGGGCTGGTTTTGGAATCAACGGGGGCTGCGTCCAGCGCTGGCCGTCCCTTGGCGGTGGAGTAGAAAACCGCACCCTGAGTCATTTCCAATAGACCCATAGGAGAAACATTGCCTTCCGGATCATCGGAGTTAACATCTTTCAACCGCACGATGGGATCAGGTGTGCGGCAGGCATCCATGAAAAACAGATTAAAGCGTTTGGCTTGTGAGGCAGCCTTTAACAACTTGTCCAGCGGCAGGAAATGGCTGTCCAACTGTTCTTTTGAAGCAAAGAGCGGTGCATCGACGGGAACCATGAAATTGCGACCATTATACTCGAAACCATGGCCGGCATAATAGACGACGGCGCTATTAGCCGCGGATGCTTTGGCTTCAAAGAGCTCAGTGGCACTGTTTAACTCGGCGATCGACGCGTTACGCACATCGATAATTTCAAACCCCGCTTTGGCGAAAGCTACGCAGACATGATCGATGTCGTTCACCGCATTGGGCAGCGCGGGCCAGTTCAGGTCATCATAAGCCCCGATTCCGATTAGCAGCGCGACACCGCGATCCCCTGTCACCGACGCGCATTTGGCGCTTGCCGATGCGTTCCAACCAAAAAGGCCAAAAACAAATATGCAACCGAGCAGAAATTTCCTCATGCGAAAGACTAACACGCATCGCGTCCAACGCAAATATGAAATGTAAAATTCCAGAGGGTCTGTAAGCCGGGTTCTGTCCTCCCGCTCCAATCAAAAGATGGCGCGAGATAGCCAATCATTCATCTAGGCTGTGCATTGCTGCGCAGCTCAAGCAACCAACCCGGGCAGCAGGCCGAATTCGCCATGAGCCGCCCCTATTTGGTTTTGCTCCAGGTGGGGTTTACCGTGCCAGACCTGTTGCCAGACCCGCGGTGCGCTCTTACCGCACCCTTTCATCGTCACATGCCCAAAGGCGTTGCGACCTGCTTTCTGTTGCACTATCCCTGAACAGGCGATCACTCCCCTGCCCGCCGGACGTTATCCGGCACCTCTAAATCGTGGAGCCCGGACTTTCCTCCTCAATGCTTGCACATCAAAGCGATTGGCCGACCCTCTGGTGAGAGCCTATTTAGTGATTCCGCGTTCCCTGTCGAGCATTAACGACAATAAAATTGCACGGCACTCGCCATCAATCACCCCGTCGATATTGGCAGGACGGAAGCGGCGTTGGAACGCGACCACTGCATCTTTCTGCGCGGTAATGTCATAGCCATACCGCTCCAGAGCAAGCATGAAGCCAGCATCGGTCCACGGGGGATCACCCAGATTGAGGGGCGGCTTCTTGAGCGCAATGCCATGCCGTGCCAGCCTGTCCCAATCAAACAGCTCCCCGGGGTCCTGCTTTCTTGCCGGGGCAAGGTCGCTGTGGCCAATCACGTTTGCAGGGTTGATATGGTGCCGTTTGACTATTTCATGTGCGAGCCGGGTCACGCTATCCATCTGCTCTTCCGGAAAGGGAACATAGCCCCATTCATGCCCGGGATTGACGATTTCAATGCCGATGCTAGCGCTATTTACATCCGTAATCCCCCGCCAATAGCCGCGCCCGGCATGCCATGCGCGATTTTCCTCGCGCACCATGTGCACGACTTGTCCATCCTCGGTGACAACATAATGCGCAGAAACCTTGGCTTCGGGGTCAACCAGCTGATTGATTGCTGCGGCTGCGCTCTTCATTCCGGTATAATGCATCACTAAGATGCTGATCGGCAATTTGCGCTCGTCAAAATTAGGAGAAGGCGTCCAGATCATATCCATGCAACCCGCTCCTCCAATCGCAATTATGCGGTGACAATGGCACCCAATAGCAGCTCAGTTCCCGATGCGGGCGAAATTCTCAGATCGCCGCCGTTGGCCGTCGCCAGTTTGCGTGACATATAGGCGGCTGCCGTTCGGGCACTGAGCTCGGAATCAGGCAAACCACCCTCAAGAGCAGCACGGATGCCTTCATCCAGCGCAATTTTTGGGCCTTCAGCGCGAACAACCACTTCGATTCCTAGGTCGCCCTTTTCGGCGCCCACATCAAGACGGCCACCGCGAACCAGAGCCTCCCGGGCGATAAGGGCCAGATTCAATAGTATCTTGATCGCCTTTTTGGGCAGCGCTTCGCTTTGCACGGCCCAGCCCAAAGCTATTTTTCCGTTATCACCCACAAGGCTTTCAACCAGTTGCTTGGCCTCAGCAGGATCGACGACATCTCCGAAACCGCCCGCAGCGCCAAATGCGAGCCGGAAATATTTGAGCTTATCGGCCGATGCTCTGGCGCTATCTGCAACCAGATCAAAGCAACGATCCCGCATTTCAGGATCATTCTCGTCTTCCAGCAATTCGAGGCCATTGTTGATTGCGCCCACCGGGCTAAGCAGGTCATGGCAAAGTTTGGAGCACAGCAATGCTGCAAGATCGACATCGGATTCAGACATTCAGGTACGCCTTTAACTAGGGGAAGATTATTGGAAACTTGTTTGGCGATTTGTTCACTGGCAATCAAGGGCGATTGGGTTGAACCGACCAAATATTTCGCCATTTTCGGTTGCCCGCCATGCAGAAGCATCCCGACCGTTTATAATCAGCCAAATCCGCTCATCAGCTGCGGCACTGGCGGCATCGGTTTGCGATGGTTGTACATCACCTCGGGGGTGTGAATGATAATAGCCCACTATCGCCGGTCCGCCATCCCTTGCTGCGCGTTCAGCCTCTATCAGAGCAGCAGGATCAATCTCGAACTGCCGGTTGGCATGTTGGGCAATATTGCGGGCTTGTTTGAAGCCGGAAACAATCTGGTTCTCGCCAAATAGCAAACCGCAGATTTCCAAAGGAACACCATTACGTGCCTGTTGTTGCAAATGAGATAATATGTCGCTTGATAAGCTCAGGATCATCGCCCACATCTACCCGATGAATTCAGGGCAATCCATAAAATCCGGCATCGTGCCCGAAAGCGACAAAAAACAGCGGCTCGATGCAGCGCTTTCTGGTCTCATCACCGATCTTTCAAGAGAACGTATCAAGACGCTCATCATTTCAGAAAATCTGTTGATCGATGGCGTGATTTGCAAGAATCCTTCTTCCAAAACCTGCGCGGGCAAGAATTTTGCTCTCACGGTTCCAGTTGCGGTCGAAGGTCCGGCAAAAGCACAGGATATTCCGCTGGATGTCGTGTTTGAAGACACGCATCTGATCGTCATCAACAAACCGGCGGGTCTTGTGGTGCACCCCGCTGCAGGCCATCCTGACGGAACTTTGGTCAACGCCTTGCTCCACCACTGCAAAGGTGAACTTTCGGGGATTGGCGGCGTGATGCGGCCTGGTATCGTCCACCGGATTGACAAAGACACTTCCGGCCTGATGGTCGCTGCAAAAACCGATGCGGCGCACAAGGGATTAAGCGCGTTGTTCGCCAAACATGATATTGATCGCAAATATCTCGCGATTGTCCACGGGCGACCGAATCCTGTTTCTGCAACCATCGAGGGCAATATTGGCCGCAGCAACGTCCATCGCAAAAAAATGGCGGTTGTGGGTGACGATAAAGGCAAGCCGGCGATGACCCATTACACCGTCAAAGAGGCGCTGAATAACTCGGCTTTGGTCGAATGTGTGCTCGAGACAGGCCGCACCCACCAGGTCCGCGTCCATATGTCCCATATCGGGTATAGCCTTATTGGTGATCCGCTATATGGTTCTCGTCGAAAATCTTTAGTTTCTCGCAGAAAAGATATTCAATTTGGACGACAGGCCCTGCATGCTGCTATCCTTGGATTTGTTCACCCCATAACGGAGGAAAAATTGCTGTTTTCTATCGATTTACCCGCCGATATGCAGGAACTATTCAGCAAGTTGCGTGTATAACTATTACACCTTATATAGGTTTTTGACCAAAGAGTGCTTGATGAGGCTCGGCGGCACAACAATGAAGGAACAATGAATGTCTAATGGTAGCAATGTTCCGGCAAAAATCCCTGCTTTAGGGGGGATGCAAGCCTGAACCGGTATTTGTCAGAAGTCCGTAAATTCCCGATTCTGACTCCCGAAAAAGAATATATGCTGGCGAAGCGCTATGCTGAACATAAAGATCAGGAAGCAGCTGCCCAGCTAGTGACGTCCCACCTGCGGCTTGTGGCGAAAATTGCCATGGGTTTCCGCGGGTATGGCCTGCCCGTCTCGGACCTGATTTCCGAAGGCAATGTCGGCCTGATGCAGGGCGTCAAGAAATTTGAACCCGATAGAGGGTTTCGCTTGGCGACCTACGCTATGTGGTGGATCCGCGCGTCGATACAGGAATATGTGTTGCGTAGCTGGAGCCTCGTAAAAATGGGGACCACGGCCGCGCAGAAGAAGTTATTCTTCAACCTGCGCCGGATGAAAAACAATCTTGATGCGTTTGAAGATGGCGATCTGTCACCAGAAGATTTGGCCAAGATTTCAACCGATTTGGGAGTGTCCGAGCATGAAGTGGTTAATATGAACCGCCGCATGTCGATGGGCGGCGATGCCTCGCTCAATGTCTCGCTTTCGTCGGAAGATGGTGACAGTGGCCAATGGCAGGACACACTCGAAGACGATTCGCCGCTACACGATGAGCAGATTGCCGCTGATCAGGAAGCTGAATTCCGGCATGACATGCTTAACGAAGCGATGGAATCGCTGAATGAGCGCGAGCAGCACATTTTGGCTGAGCGCCGGCTTTCGGAAGATCCCAAAACGCTGGAAGACCTTAGCAAAGTCTACAGCGTGAGCCGCGAACGCATTCGCCAGATTGAAGTCCGCGCGTTCGAGAAGCTGCAAAAGGCTATGCTTCGCATTGCCGGTGAAAAGCAGCTTTTAACAGCGGGTTGATTCTGAAGGTTCATACAAATTCCGAATTTACGCATTATCCCTCTCCCCTCTAAAGGGGGAGGGGATCTTTAGACTTGGCTATATCGTCATTGCGAGGAGCCGCAGGCGACGCGGCAATCCAGAGAGAACATGCGACGGCCTGGATTGCTTCGCTGCGCTCACAATGACATCTAATTCGATCGTCATTGTTTTCACCGAGACTTCTCATTAAACCCCAACCATGCGGCTGATCAAATTTCTCTTCAAATTCGTGATATATTTCGTCCTCATCACCGTGGCGTGGGTCGGGCTAATGGCTTTCATCCCTCCGCCGTTCACTGCCACTATGGTGATGGACGAGAACGGTTTCACCAAAGACTGGACGTCGTTCGGCGACATCTCCCCCAACATGGCCCGCGCAGTGATTGCAGCCGAAGACAGCAAATTTTGTAGCCATGACGGCTTTGATCGCGAAGCAATCGAGACGGCAATCAAACGCAATGCTCAGGGCGGACGCATAAGAGGTGGCTCGACCATATCCCAGCAGACCGCCAAAAATGTGTTCCTTTGGCAAGGCGGCGGCTTCTTCCGCAAAGGGCTGGAGGCCTATTTCACTTTCCTGATCGAAACGATCTGGAGCAAGAAGCGGATTATGGAAGTTTACTTGAATGTGGCCGAGACCGGCATAGGCACTTATGGCGTGCAGGCCGGTTCGCAGCGCTATTTCAAGAAAGATGTCGCTGACGTGACCCCGACAGAAGCGGCGAGAATAGCGGCGGCTCTGCCCTCACCCAAAAAGCGTGCGGTAAACGGCGCGTCTGGATTTACGCGGCGCTATGGCAACTCGATTGCGGCGCGGATTGGTGTTGTGAAGCGCGATAAGCTTGATGGGTGTATTTATAAGTAATGCGGGGATGCTTGTCCGCAACGTCGCTAACTAAGCAGCATCTTCCTTCTTGGCCTTGCTGCTCTTGGCAATCACCTTCACCGGGTCTTTCGAGCCAGCGACGACATCCTTGTCGATCACAATTTCATCGACGCCTTCCAAATCGGGCAGATCGAACATTGTATCCAGCAGGATATTCTCGACGATAGAGCGCAACCCGCGCGCGCCGGTTTTACGTTCAATCGCCTTCTTCGCGACCGCAACCAGCGCATCGTCGGTGAACGTCAATCCAACATCTTCCAGTTCAAACAGCTTGCGATATTGCTTCACCAGCGCGTTTTTGGGTTCCTGGAGGATGGTCACGAGCGCATCAATGTCGAGGTCTTCCAGAGTCGCTATCACTGGCAAGCGGCCAACAAACTCCGGAATCAAGCCGAATTTCAGTAAATCTTCGGGTTCGCCCTGAGCGAGCAACTTGCCGATTCGCTTCTCGTCTTCCGCTGCGACATGAGCACCAAAGCCGATTGATTTCGACTCTAGACGGTCGCCAATAATCTTTTCAAGACCCGCAAATGCGCCACCGCAGATAAACAAGATATTGGTTGTATCCACCTGCAGAAATTCCTGCTGAGGATGTTTACGGCCGCCCTGCGGTGGCACACTGGCCGTTGTGCCTTCCATGAGCTTGAGCAGCGCCTGTTGCACACCCTCGCCCGATACATCGCGAGTAATCGAGGGATTTTCCGCCTTGCGGCTAATTTTGTCGATTTCATCAATGTAAACGATGCCGCGCTGGGCTTTCTCAACGTTGTAATCCGACGATTGCAGCAATTTCAGGATAATATTCTCGACATCTTCACCAACATAGCCTGCTTCTGTAAGCGTCGTGGCGTCGGCCATCGTGAAGGGCACATCAAAAGTCTTCGCCAGCGTCTGCGCAAGCAGCGTTTTACCGCAACCGGTAGGGCCAACGAGCAAAATGTTGGATTTCGCCAACTCGATATCGCCCGATTTCGCCGCGTGATTGAGGCGTTTATAGTGATTATGCACCGCAACCGAAAGAACGCGCTTGGCGCGATCCTGACCGATCACATAATCATTCAGAACTTCACAAATTTCCCGCGGCGTGGGCACTTCGCCATCTTTTTTGCCCGTCGCAGCGCCTTTGGATTCTTCACGGATAATATCGTTGCAAAGCTCGACACATTCATCGCAAATGAAAACCGTCGGGCCAGCAATCAGCTTGCGGACTTCGTGTTGGGATTTTCCGCAGAACGAGCAATATAGCGTGCTCTTCGAATCAGATCCCGTCAATTTCGTCATAAAAAGTCCTTAAAACCGGGCTATTTCGCCCTTCAAACAAGCCAATCTAACCCGCATATCGCAAATTGCTACAGCTTTTTTGAACTGCAACTCTTCTATCGTGTAACGCCTAACAAATTGAGCTTAATTTTCGTTTAGCCCAGCGCTAACGCTCTATTTATCATCTTCTGCCGGTTTCGGGCGCTTGTCATAGACTTCGTCGACAATGCCGAAGGCTTTGGCTTCGTCCGCCTCAAGGAAGGTATCGCGGTCCATCGCTGCTTCGATTTCCTCGATCTTCTTGCCGGTATATTTGGCATAAAGCTCATTCATCCGGTGCCGAATCCGCAGGATTTCCTTGGCTTGAATTTCAATATCACTCGCCATGCCCTGCGCGCCGCCTGAAGGCTGGTGCACCATGATCCGCGCGTTGGTTGTCGCCATACGCATTCCCGGTTCGCCCGCAGCGAGCAGGAAACTACCCATCGACGCGGCCTGCCCCACGCACACCGTGCCCACGCGGGGACGGATATATTGCATGGTATCATGGATCGCCATGCCAGCGGTCACAACGCCGCCGGGGGAATTAATGTAGAGATAAATATCCTTTTTCGGATTTTCCGACTCCAGAAACAGCAGCTGCGCGGTGATGATCGAAGCCATATGATCCTCAACCTGTCCGGTCACGAATACGATGCGCTCCCGCAGCAGCCGAGAAAAAATATCAAAGCTGCGCTCGCCGCGGTTGGATTGCTCCACCACCATCGGGACCAGAGCGCTGTGGACGGGATCATTATTTATCGGATCATACATAAGTTTTTTGGAGTCCTGTTTTTGGTTGGAGCCTACATCGGCATTTCCCGCAGATTGTTCAAGTGCTTTAACTATCGGCGACGATGAAATCGGCGATAAATGCAAAGTTTTTGCAATCCTCGTGCTGCTGGTCGCGATTGAACATTGCACTGCGCTTGGCGGATGCCTAGATCATGGCAACGATATTCGCTGACTTGCACCAAGCCAGCAAAAAAACCGAAACGGAGCAGAATATGACGATCATCCAGAACAGCCTGTCCTCGCATCTCGACAATGATGACGACGAGGATGAAAAAACGGCTGGTGCCCTGCCCGGCGCGATGATGACAAAGTTTCTTGAAGCGCGGACAATCATGATTTTTGGCGGGGTTGACCAGAAACTGGCCGAGCGCGTGTCCACGCAGCTGCTCTATCTCGATCACCTGAACAATGATCCGATCAAGATTTTTGTGAACTCTCCCGGCGGCCATGTGGAATCGGGAGACACCATCCATGACCTAATCAGCTACATCTCATCGCCGGTTGCGGTCATTGGCACGGGTTGGGTCGCTAGCATCGCTACACATATCTTTCTGGGCGTCGCGCCCGAGCGGCGGTTCTGCTTGCCCAACACGCGCTTTCTTATTCACCAACCTTCCGGTGGCTCGCGCGGCAAAGCGTCTGACATTGCAATTCAGGCCGAGGAAATCGTAAAAATGCGGACGCGGATAGCGGAAAAAATCGCTGAAGCGACCGGCCAGTCTCTCGAACGCGTGCTCAAGGATATAGATCGCGATTACTGGATGTCGACCACAGAGGCGAAGGAATATGGCATTCTCGGCACGGTGATCAACTCGGCCAGTGAAGTTAAATTCTAAGCCGGGCCATATCGTTTGGAAAAAAAAGGCTCCTGATCCGGGAGCCCTTTTTTTGTTCGTGATGTTTTAAGCCCTACTTTTTGACAGCAGCTTTCTTTGCCGCTGGCTTTTTCGCCGGCGCGGTTTTGGCAGGGGCCTTTTTAGCTGGTGCCTTTTTCTCTGCCACAGCTTTGGCCGGTGCTTTTTTAGCCACAGGCTTTTTCGCTGGAGCGGCTTTATCAGCAGACTTCTTTGCCGCCGCCTTCTTGGCAGGTGCTTTTTTAGCTGGCGTTTTCTTTTTGGCAGCGGGTTTGGTTTCCGCATCGTCTTCCGCTTCGATTGCTGCTTCCAGCTCTTCGCGGGTCACTTTTTTGTCGGTGACTTCAGCTTTGTCGAAGAGGAAATCGACAACCTTGTCTTCATACATCGGCGCACGAAGCTGGGCTGCTGCCATCGGATCCTGCTGGATGTATTCAACAAACCGCTGCCGGTCTTCCTCGCGGTACTGCTGGGCCGCCTGCTGGATCAGCATGCCCATTTCCTGCTGGGAAACCTCTACACCGTTTGCCTGACCAATTTCGGAAAGCAGCAAACCAAGGCGAACACGACGGACAGCAATATCGCGATATTCCTCCTTCTCCGCTTCCATTTCTTTTTTGGCTGCTTCGGGATCGTCTTCCTGCGCCGCTTCTTGCTCAAGCTGCTGCCAGATCTGGTTAAATTCCGCTTCTACCATTGTCGGCGGCACTTCGAAATCGTGGCT is a window encoding:
- a CDS encoding N-acetylmuramoyl-L-alanine amidase encodes the protein MDMIWTPSPNFDERKLPISILVMHYTGMKSAAAAINQLVDPEAKVSAHYVVTEDGQVVHMVREENRAWHAGRGYWRGITDVNSASIGIEIVNPGHEWGYVPFPEEQMDSVTRLAHEIVKRHHINPANVIGHSDLAPARKQDPGELFDWDRLARHGIALKKPPLNLGDPPWTDAGFMLALERYGYDITAQKDAVVAFQRRFRPANIDGVIDGECRAILLSLMLDRERGITK
- a CDS encoding J domain-containing protein; protein product: MPKVKRSDNWGFPRWGSYESSRETQQLRKCDRHGCDEAGICPAPKSPNSPEKWYFCQNHAAEYNRGWDYFEGLDKEERKQREADEQRDANAYQEASHYSWMGSGDGSRSRDEMTALDIFDLPPDIEFEAVKKAWRDMAKKYHPDVNPGDAEAAKKFQTAQAAFDVLKVAEERRVWKPV
- a CDS encoding Mov34/MPN/PAD-1 family protein — protein: MQQQARNGVPLEICGLLFGENQIVSGFKQARNIAQHANRQFEIDPAALIEAERAARDGGPAIVGYYHSHPRGDVQPSQTDAASAAADERIWLIINGRDASAWRATENGEIFGRFNPIALDCQ
- a CDS encoding caspase family protein, coding for MTGDRGVALLIGIGAYDDLNWPALPNAVNDIDHVCVAFAKAGFEIIDVRNASIAELNSATELFEAKASAANSAVVYYAGHGFEYNGRNFMVPVDAPLFASKEQLDSHFLPLDKLLKAASQAKRFNLFFMDACRTPDPIVRLKDVNSDDPEGNVSPMGLLEMTQGAVFYSTAKGRPALDAAPVDSKTSPFAKAIATKLAIPGLELSDYFKVVSREVYANTRELELGPQQPFHYGSWFEDFYLNPPQKPATGLNATDPSSKAGGRASIGAEAGAYLPAIATKALSSIQISMDRLAIEDETILIGEVLSNHGVADLTLLAVNGDALAQSLLGYMYHLGVGVSADLKQAREWLEKSAEQGHPAGQTELAWFLQENDPAETARSLELYQLAAAQGYAKAQSHLGFALWEGKLGLTDKKRALELFAAASDRGHPYATYALGIYGGQVEEAVRKLRVLADTGNVEGNNWICELRYQFGQAATVAKDCSLAARGGYAGARAIWAQLHDRGQGIPKSPSEARYWAKLATSQAELKLRPDLERATSNILSRD
- a CDS encoding histidine phosphotransferase family protein, with protein sequence MSESDVDLAALLCSKLCHDLLSPVGAINNGLELLEDENDPEMRDRCFDLVADSARASADKLKYFRLAFGAAGGFGDVVDPAEAKQLVESLVGDNGKIALGWAVQSEALPKKAIKILLNLALIAREALVRGGRLDVGAEKGDLGIEVVVRAEGPKIALDEGIRAALEGGLPDSELSARTAAAYMSRKLATANGGDLRISPASGTELLLGAIVTA
- a CDS encoding SecDF P1 head subdomain-containing protein; translation: MSPIGAFLLLAALVDPAVQPSKQNDCYKPADAAVVEETPTFHLTPEKVHSASASLDPITATPVLQLTLTDVGNTEFVKLQRCKIGKRIAIYIDGKMVSEPVLMEPILGGEIVISGSFTTEELVEIQSSLTRP
- a CDS encoding RluA family pseudouridine synthase — translated: MNSGQSIKSGIVPESDKKQRLDAALSGLITDLSRERIKTLIISENLLIDGVICKNPSSKTCAGKNFALTVPVAVEGPAKAQDIPLDVVFEDTHLIVINKPAGLVVHPAAGHPDGTLVNALLHHCKGELSGIGGVMRPGIVHRIDKDTSGLMVAAKTDAAHKGLSALFAKHDIDRKYLAIVHGRPNPVSATIEGNIGRSNVHRKKMAVVGDDKGKPAMTHYTVKEALNNSALVECVLETGRTHQVRVHMSHIGYSLIGDPLYGSRRKSLVSRRKDIQFGRQALHAAILGFVHPITEEKLLFSIDLPADMQELFSKLRV
- a CDS encoding SufE family protein, which encodes MSKLEDLIEEYEFLEADDRYRLLIDLGKELDPMPDALKTDATLVRGCSASVWVYPTQLDDGRLHFLADSNAAITKGIIALVLETVQDQEATQILTKDIAAQLEPFDLKNQLSSNRTQGIPNMIALINQTAERYKK